In Nocardia sp. NBC_00403, one DNA window encodes the following:
- a CDS encoding nucleotidyltransferase family protein — protein MTTGFVTGVVLAAGTSRRLGTAKQLLPYRNTTVLGATLDMVRSCAFDQIIVTLGGAAAAVRQQVDLSGMEVAMADNFESGCSSSLRAALSAVHPRAAGVVLMLGDQPGLSEATVDRLIEEGMSAAITVCRYHDGIGHPFWLSRSVFSELARLHGDKAVWKIIESGRVMVSRLDIDAPMPLDVDTWDDYERLRAAASP, from the coding sequence ATGACAACCGGGTTTGTCACCGGAGTCGTACTCGCTGCGGGCACCTCACGGCGTCTCGGCACTGCAAAACAGCTACTGCCGTACCGGAATACGACAGTTCTCGGCGCCACTCTCGACATGGTGCGATCTTGCGCTTTCGATCAGATCATCGTCACCCTCGGCGGCGCAGCGGCGGCGGTCCGGCAGCAGGTCGATCTCAGCGGAATGGAGGTGGCCATGGCCGACAACTTCGAGTCGGGCTGTTCGTCGTCGTTGCGTGCGGCACTGAGCGCGGTGCATCCCCGGGCCGCCGGAGTCGTGCTGATGCTCGGTGATCAGCCGGGTCTGTCGGAGGCGACCGTCGACCGACTGATCGAAGAGGGAATGTCGGCCGCGATCACGGTCTGCCGCTACCACGATGGTATCGGGCATCCATTCTGGCTGAGCCGCAGCGTATTCAGCGAGTTGGCCCGATTGCACGGCGACAAGGCCGTGTGGAAGATCATCGAGTCGGGCCGCGTCATGGTGTCCCGACTCGACATCGACGCACCGATGCCCTTGGACGTGGACACCTGGGACGACTACGAGCGCCTGCGTGCCGCGGCGTCGCCATGA
- a CDS encoding AAA family ATPase, producing the protein MMSPFDDVEDVVRRFDADDYLLDTGTAAAFYLATTLGRPLLLEGEPGVGKTTAAKTLATVLGAPLIRLQCYEGLTVSEALYDWNYQRQLLSIRLAEARGTDLTEADLFTEAFLVDRPILRCVRYRGPTPPVLLIDEIDRADDEFEALLLEFLGEATVTVPELGTFVAEHPPTAVLTSNRSRDLHDALRRRCLYHWIDYPEPARAVAIVRRTVPGATDALIDHATRFVGRARDLDLDKPPGVAETIDWIAALATLDVADLTAPEAVTALSALAKTPDDRATVHTAFVEYTQGLATG; encoded by the coding sequence ATGATGTCGCCGTTCGACGATGTCGAGGACGTGGTGCGACGATTCGACGCCGACGACTACCTACTCGATACCGGGACCGCCGCCGCCTTCTATCTGGCCACCACTTTGGGTCGGCCGCTGCTGCTGGAAGGCGAACCGGGAGTGGGCAAGACGACGGCGGCGAAGACCCTGGCCACCGTGCTCGGTGCACCGCTGATCCGCCTGCAGTGCTACGAGGGCCTCACCGTGAGCGAAGCGCTGTATGACTGGAACTACCAGCGTCAGCTGCTGAGCATCCGGCTCGCCGAGGCGCGCGGCACCGATCTCACCGAAGCCGACCTGTTCACCGAGGCATTCCTGGTGGACCGCCCGATCCTGCGCTGTGTGCGATATCGCGGTCCGACGCCCCCGGTGCTGTTGATCGACGAAATCGACCGTGCCGATGACGAATTCGAAGCGCTGCTGCTCGAATTCCTCGGTGAGGCCACCGTGACAGTTCCCGAACTCGGGACCTTTGTTGCCGAACACCCGCCAACCGCGGTGCTGACCTCGAACCGCAGTCGCGACCTGCACGACGCGCTGCGCCGGCGCTGCCTCTACCACTGGATCGACTACCCGGAGCCCGCCCGCGCGGTGGCGATCGTGCGACGCACCGTGCCCGGGGCAACCGACGCGCTGATCGATCACGCCACCCGATTCGTCGGCCGTGCCCGCGATCTCGATCTCGACAAGCCGCCCGGCGTCGCCGAGACCATCGACTGGATCGCCGCGCTGGCGACGCTCGACGTCGCCGATCTCACCGCGCCGGAGGCGGTGACCGCGCTGAGCGCACTGGCGAAGACACCCGACGACCGCGCCACCGTGCACACGGCATTCGTCGAGTACACCCAAGGCTTGGCTACCGGATGA
- a CDS encoding vWA domain-containing protein, with amino-acid sequence MTRAVLLRGVDLAAFAVAVVARLRRGGIAVAPSGPALFVQALRRMAPRSRTEFYWAARLTLVDRMQDLAAFDAVFAMVFADAVLGVDPPSRTRSLPTERPSAPRVSGRGQSRQSGEVPWATTRSAVVADRSTDQGVALPDVLPSRLAARAQEPFDHFDPDDLRTVGTWLEQVSAHWPQRSSRRYENHPHGKRIDFRATMNNSRRTGWESAVLVRTRPRSRPRRIVMICDVSRSMQPYSTIYLHLMRAAMQRRSPDRPEVFAFSTSLTRLTSVLAHRSPDVAVARANDKVVDRHGGTHIGRCLGTLLATPSGNAVRGAVVVIASDGWDSDTPDVLARAMARIRRRAWRVIWLNPRAGDSRFQPATGAMAAALPYCDIMMPAHTLAGMHAFIQDLASAVVT; translated from the coding sequence ATGACACGGGCGGTTCTGTTACGTGGTGTCGATCTCGCTGCCTTCGCTGTCGCGGTGGTCGCCCGGCTGCGGCGTGGTGGCATCGCGGTGGCCCCGAGCGGGCCGGCGCTGTTCGTGCAAGCCTTGCGCCGCATGGCGCCGCGGTCGCGCACCGAGTTCTACTGGGCTGCGCGGCTCACGCTCGTCGATCGCATGCAGGATCTCGCTGCCTTCGACGCGGTCTTCGCGATGGTGTTCGCCGACGCGGTGTTAGGTGTGGACCCGCCGAGCCGAACACGCAGTCTGCCGACCGAACGCCCGTCGGCACCGCGCGTGAGCGGGCGGGGGCAATCTCGGCAAAGCGGTGAAGTCCCTTGGGCGACAACGCGATCGGCGGTCGTTGCCGACCGCTCGACCGACCAGGGTGTGGCGCTGCCGGACGTACTGCCGAGCCGGCTCGCGGCACGAGCACAGGAACCGTTCGATCACTTCGATCCGGACGATCTGCGAACGGTCGGAACCTGGCTGGAGCAGGTGTCGGCGCACTGGCCGCAGCGCAGCAGCAGGCGCTACGAAAACCATCCGCACGGCAAGCGGATCGACTTCCGGGCGACGATGAACAACTCCCGCCGCACCGGCTGGGAGTCAGCGGTGCTGGTCCGCACTCGTCCCCGTAGCCGCCCGCGCCGAATCGTCATGATCTGCGACGTCAGCCGCTCGATGCAGCCGTATTCGACGATCTACCTGCACCTGATGCGGGCCGCGATGCAGCGCCGTTCGCCCGATCGCCCCGAGGTGTTCGCCTTCTCCACCTCGCTGACCAGGCTGACCTCGGTGCTGGCGCACCGTTCGCCGGATGTCGCGGTGGCCCGGGCCAATGACAAGGTGGTCGACCGCCACGGCGGCACGCACATCGGCAGATGCCTCGGCACGCTACTTGCCACTCCGTCCGGCAATGCGGTGCGCGGCGCCGTCGTCGTCATCGCCTCGGATGGCTGGGACAGCGACACCCCCGATGTTCTCGCCCGCGCGATGGCCCGGATCCGACGCCGGGCTTGGCGCGTCATCTGGCTCAACCCTCGTGCGGGCGACTCCCGGTTCCAGCCAGCCACCGGTGCGATGGCGGCAGCCCTGCCATACTGCGACATCATGATGCCCGCGCACACGCTGGCGGGCATGCATGCGTTCATACAGGACCTGGCATCGGCGGTTGTCACCTGA
- a CDS encoding XdhC family protein has protein sequence MKLTERAQQLVRTRTPFVHATVVRAQQPTSAHAGDEAILLQDGTIEGFVGGQCAQNSVRKAALGALQSHESVLLRVLPDGDLQFPEAPGAAVVVNPCLSGGALEIFLEPQIPAPLVRICGATPIADALAEMCELVGFGVQRSAAGADSPADTTAMVIASHGGPEAEMIRAALDAGVGYIGLVASKIRGASILDELGLSDAERARVRTPVGLPIGAKTSAEIAVSIVAQVIQAIRKDGLAVTPRPVDVAVEALDPVCGMTVTIGPDTPHLTIDDIDYWFCSSGCRTSFAAAKTGS, from the coding sequence ATGAAGTTGACCGAGCGGGCACAGCAGCTGGTTCGCACCCGGACTCCGTTCGTGCACGCGACCGTCGTGCGCGCGCAACAGCCGACCTCGGCGCATGCCGGCGACGAGGCGATCCTGTTGCAAGACGGGACGATCGAAGGATTCGTTGGCGGCCAGTGTGCCCAGAACTCGGTCCGCAAGGCGGCGCTGGGTGCCCTGCAGTCGCACGAAAGTGTGCTGCTGCGCGTGCTGCCCGACGGCGATCTGCAGTTTCCCGAAGCGCCCGGCGCGGCGGTGGTGGTGAATCCCTGCCTGTCCGGCGGAGCGCTGGAGATATTCCTCGAGCCGCAGATCCCGGCGCCGCTGGTGCGCATCTGCGGCGCGACACCCATCGCGGACGCGCTGGCCGAAATGTGCGAACTGGTGGGATTCGGGGTGCAGCGCAGTGCTGCCGGCGCCGACTCGCCGGCGGACACGACGGCGATGGTGATCGCGAGCCACGGTGGCCCGGAAGCCGAGATGATCCGCGCCGCGCTCGACGCTGGTGTGGGGTATATCGGGTTGGTGGCCAGCAAGATTCGGGGTGCGTCGATTCTCGACGAGCTCGGGTTGAGCGACGCCGAGCGGGCGCGCGTGCGCACCCCGGTGGGTTTGCCGATCGGCGCCAAGACCTCCGCGGAAATCGCCGTCTCGATTGTCGCGCAAGTGATCCAGGCGATCCGCAAAGATGGCCTGGCCGTCACGCCCCGCCCGGTGGATGTCGCGGTCGAGGCGCTCGATCCCGTGTGCGGCATGACCGTGACGATCGGGCCGGACACACCGCATCTCACTATCGACGATATCGACTACTGGTTCTGCAGCTCCGGCTGTCGTACCTCCTTCGCCGCGGCGAAGACGGGCTCATGA
- a CDS encoding SRPBCC family protein: MKIANEFTVNAPVERAWEVLTDLEQVVPLMPGAQMVGWEGADFLGKLEVKVGPVTSEFTGKANFVERDEHDHRAVINGSGRDSRGSGNAVATITTQLHEDGDKTRITVDTDLKIVGKLAQFGSGILQQVSEKLVGQFVAALEAKLAAGDSAAAQPVVAPDSRGMRPQPVAQSEPAPLDLVDLVGPAIVKKYAPAIASGLAAVLAIVLVRKLMRGKR; encoded by the coding sequence ATGAAGATTGCCAACGAGTTCACCGTCAATGCGCCCGTCGAGCGGGCATGGGAGGTGCTGACCGACCTCGAACAGGTGGTCCCGCTGATGCCTGGAGCGCAGATGGTCGGCTGGGAGGGAGCCGACTTCCTCGGCAAACTCGAGGTCAAAGTCGGCCCGGTGACCAGCGAATTCACCGGGAAGGCGAATTTCGTCGAGCGCGACGAACACGACCATCGCGCCGTTATCAACGGCAGCGGCCGGGATTCACGCGGATCCGGAAACGCAGTGGCGACCATCACCACGCAACTGCACGAAGACGGCGACAAGACCCGCATCACCGTGGACACCGACCTCAAGATCGTCGGCAAGCTTGCCCAATTCGGCAGCGGGATACTGCAGCAGGTGTCCGAGAAACTGGTTGGTCAGTTCGTGGCAGCCCTGGAAGCGAAACTCGCGGCGGGCGATTCGGCCGCCGCGCAGCCAGTGGTCGCGCCGGACAGCCGAGGGATGCGGCCGCAACCGGTCGCACAATCCGAGCCGGCACCGCTCGACCTCGTCGATCTGGTCGGGCCCGCGATAGTCAAGAAATATGCGCCGGCGATCGCGTCAGGGCTGGCTGCCGTGCTCGCAATTGTCCTGGTACGCAAGCTGATGCGCGGGAAGCGATGA